In Phyllostomus discolor isolate MPI-MPIP mPhyDis1 chromosome 3, mPhyDis1.pri.v3, whole genome shotgun sequence, a single genomic region encodes these proteins:
- the FBXL16 gene encoding F-box/LRR-repeat protein 16, producing MSSPGVDGDPKPPCLPRNGLVKLPGQPNGLGAASITKGTPAARNRPCQPLPPPTLPPPSLAAPLPRAALAGGLCPTAGIPLGGPPSAPAPGPPVERPPLATDEKILNGLFWYFSACEKCVLAQVCKAWRRVLYQPKFWAGLTPVLHAKELYNVLPGGEKEFVNLQGFAARGFEGFCLVGVSDLDICEFIDNYALSKKGVKAMSLKRSTITDAGLEVMLEQMQGVVRLELSGCNDFTEAGLWSSLSARITSLSVSDCINVADDAIAAISQLLPNLAELSLQAYHVTDTALAYFTARQGHSTHTLRLLSCWEITNHGVVNVVHSLPNLTALSLSGCSKVTDDGVELVAENLRKLRSLDLSWCPRITDMALEYVACDLHRLEELVLDRCVRITDTGLSYLSTMSSLRSLYLRWCCQVQDFGLKHLLAMRSLRLLSLAGCPLLTTTGLSGLVQLQELEELELTNCPGATPELFKYFSQHLPRCLVIE from the exons ATGTCCAGCCCCGGAGTTGACGGCGACCCCAAGCCCCCATGCTTGCCTCGAAATGGCCTGGTGAAGTTGCCAGGCCAGCCCAATGGCCTGGGTGCAGCTAGTATCACCAAGGGCACGCCGGCTGCCAGGAACCGCCCCTGCCAgccgctgcccccacccactcTCCCACCACCCAGCCTGGCTGCTCCACTGCCccgagctgccctggctgggggcctgTGCCCCACAGCAGGGATCCCTCTTGGTGGACCACCCTCCGCCCCGGCACCTGGGCCCCCAGTGGAGCGGCCACCGCTGGCCACAGATGAAAAAATCCTCAATGGCCTCTTCTGGTACTTCTCGGCCTGCGAGAAGTGTGTGCTGGCCCAGGTATGCAAGGCCTGGCGACGTGTGCTCTACCAGCCGAAGTTCTGGGCAGGCCTCACGCCTGTGCTGCATGCCAAGGAGCTCTACAACGTGCTGCCTGGTGGTGAGAAGGAGTTCGTGAACCTGCAGGGCTTTGCTGCTCGTGGCTTTGAGGGCTTCTGCCTAGTCGGAGTCTCTGACCTGGATATCTGTGAGTTCATCGATAACTATGCCCTGTCCAAGAAGGGTGTCAAGGCCATGAGCCTCAAGCGTTCCACTATCACTGACGCTGGCCTGGAG GTGATGCTGGAGCAGATGCAAGGTGTAGTGCGCCTTGAGCTGTCCGGCTGCAACGACTTCACTGAGGCGGGGCTATGGTCCAGCCTGAGTGCGCGCATCACCTCGCTGAGCGTGAGTGACTGCATCAACGTGGCCGATGACGCCATCGCAGCCATCTCACAGCTGCTTCCCAACCTGGCTGAGCTGAGCTTACAAGCCTACCACGTGACGGACACGGCGCTGGCCTACTTCACGGCGCGCCAGGGCCACAGCACGCACACCCTGCGCCTGCTCTCCTGCTGGGAGATCACCAACCATGGAGTGGTCAACGTGGTGCACAGCCTGCCCAACCTCACGGCACTCAGCCTCTCTGGCTGCTCTAAGGTCACAGATGATGGTGTGGAGCTTGTGGCTGAGAACCTGCGCAAGCTACGCAGCCTTGACCTCTCATGGTGCCCCCGCATCACTGACATGGCTCTGGAGTACGTGGCCTGCGACCTGCACCGGCTGGAGGAGCTGGTGCTAGACAG GTGTGTACGCATCACGGACACTGGCCTCAGCTATTTATCCACCATGTCGTCCCTCCGCAGCCTCTACCTGCGATGGTGCTGCCAG GTGCAGGACTTCGGGCTGAAGCACCTCCTGGCCATGAGGAGTTTGCGTCTCCTGTCTCTGGCAG GATGCCCACTGCTGACCACAACCGGGCTGTCGGGCCTGGTGCAGCTGCAGGAGCTGGAGGAACTGGAGCTGACTAACTGCCCCGGGGCCACCCCCGAACTCTTCAAGTACTTCTCACAGCACCTGCCCCGCTGCCTCGTCATCGAGTAG
- the WDR24 gene encoding GATOR complex protein WDR24 isoform X1 yields the protein MEKMSRVTTALGSSALTGHTMHCHLDAPANAISVCRDAAQVVVAGRSIFKIYAIEEEQFVEKLNLRVGRKPSLNLSCADVVWHQMDENLLATAATNGVVVTWNLGRPSRNKQDQLFTEHKRTVNKVCFHPSEAHVLLSGSQDGFMKCFDLRRKDSVSTFSGQSESVRDVQFSIRDYFTFASTFENGNVQLWDIRRPDRCERMFTAHNGPVFCCDWHPEDRGWLATGGRDKMVKVWDMTTQRAKEVHCVQTIASVARVKWRPECRHHLATCSMMVDHNIYVWDVRRPFVPAAMFEEHRDVTTGIAWRHPHDSSFLLSGSKDSTLCQHLFRDASQPVERANPEGLCYGLFGDLAFAAKESLVATESGRKPYAGDRRHPIFFKRKLDAAEPFAGLASSALSVFETEPGGGSMSWFVDTAERYALAGRPLAELCDHNSKVARELGRNQVAQTWTMLRIIYCSPGLVSTTNLNHSVGKGSSCGLPLINSFNLKDMAQGLGSETRLDRSKGDTRSDTVLLDSSATLITNEDNEETEGSDVPADYLLGDVEGEEDELYLLDPEHAHTEEPEYVLPQEAFPLRHEIVDTPPGPEHLQDKADSPHVSGSEADVASLAPMDSSFSLISVSHALYDSRLPPDFFSALVCDMLRFYAEQGDVQMAVSVLIVLGERVRKDIDEQTQEHWYTSYIDLLQRFCLWNVSNQVVKLSTSRSISCLNQASTTLHVNCSHCKRPMSSRGWVCDRCHRCASMCAVCHHVVKGLFVWCQGCSHGGHLQHIMKWLEGSSHCPAGCGHLCEYS from the exons ATGGAAAAGATGTCCCGAGTGACCACAGCCCTGGGTAGCAGTGCACTGACAGGCCATACAATGCACTGCCACCTGGACGCTCCAGCCAACGCCATCAGTGTGTGCCGTGATGCGGCTCAGGTGGTTGTGGCAGGCCGCAGCATCTTCAAGATCTACGCCATTGAGGAAGAACAGTTTGTGGAGAAGTTGAACCTGCGTGTGGGCCGCAAGCCTTCGCTCAATCTGAGCTGCGCTGATGTTGTCTGGCACCAGATGGATGAGAACCTGCTGGCCACAGCGGCCACCAATGGTGTGGTAGTCACGTGGAACCTGGGCCGGCCGTCCCGCAACAAGCAGGACCAGCTGTTTACAGAACATAAGCGCACAGTGAACAAAGTCTGCTTCCACCCCTCTGAGGCCCATGTGCTGCTTAGTGGCTCCCAGGATGGCTTCATGAAGTGCTTCGACCTCCGCAGAAAGGACTCTGTCAGCACCTTCTCGG GCCAGTCTGAGAGTGTGCGGGACGTCCAGTTCAGCATTCGGGACTACTTCACCTTTGCCTCCACCTTTGAGAATGGCAATGTGCAGCTCTGGGACATTCGGCGCCCTGACCGTTGTGAGAGGATGTTCACAGCCCACAATGGGCCTGTCTTCTGCTGTGACTGGCACCCCGAGGACAG GGGCTGGCTGGCCACAGGTGGGCGTGACAAGATGGTGAAGGTCTGGGACATGACCACGCAACGTGCCAAGGAGGTGCACTGTGTGCAAACCATTGCCTCAGTGGCCAGAGTCAAATGGCGGCCTGAATGCCGCCACCACCTGGCCACGTGCTCTATGATGGTAGACCACAACATCTACGTGTGGGACGTGCGCAGGCCCTTTGTGCCTGCAGCCATGTTTGAGGAGCACCGAGACGTCACAACAGGCATCGCCTGGCGCCATCCACATGactcctccttcctgctctctggCTCCAAGGACAGCACACTGTGCCAGCACCTGTTCCGTGATGCCAGCCAGCCTGTTGAGCGTGCCAACCCTGAGGGCCTCTGTTATGGCCTCTTTGGAGACCTGGCCTTTGCCGCCAAGGAGAGCCTAGTGGCCACTGAGTCTGGGCGCAAACCCTATGCTGGTGATCGGCGCCACCCCATCTTCTTCAAGCGCAAACTGGATGCTGCTGAGCCCTTTGCGGGGCTCGCCTCCAGTGCCCTCAGCGTCTTTGAGACAGAGCCTGGCGGTGGCAGCATGAGCTGGTTTGTGGACACTGCTGAGcgttacgccctggctggcaggcCACTGGCTGAGCTCTGTGACCACAATTCCAAAGTGGCTCGGGAGCTGGGCCGAAACCAG GTGGCGCAGACGTGGACCATGCTACGGATCATCTACTGTAGCCCTGGCCTGGTGTCTACTACCAATCTCAACCACAGTGTGGGCAAGGGCAGCTCCTGTGGCCTGCCACTGATTAACAG tttCAATCTGAAGGATATGGCCCAAGGACTGGGTAGTGAGACCCGGCTTGACCGCAGCAAGGGTGACACACGGAGCGACACGGTGCTGCTCGATTCCTCAGCCACACTCATCACCAATGAGG aTAATGAGGAGACCGAGGGCAGTGATGTGCCTGCCGACTACCTCCTGGGCGATGTAGAGGGCGAGGAGGACGAGTTGTATCTGCTGGATCCAGAACATGCACACA CTGAGGAGCCTGAGTACGTGCTGCCCCAAGAGGCCTTCCCCCTGCGCCATGAGATTGTAGACACGCCACCAGGCCCTGAACACCTACAGGACAAGGCTGACTCGCCCCACGTGAGCGGTAGTGAGGCAGATGTGGCCTCCTTGGCACCTATGGACTCCTCTTTCTCGCTTATCTCTGTCTCACACGCACTCTACGACAGCCGCCTGCCACCTGACTTCTTCAGCGCCCTAGTGTGTGACATGCTACGCTTTTATGCTGAGCAAGGTGACGTGCAGATGGCCGTATCTGTGCTCATCGTGCTGGGTGAACGTGTCCGCAAAGACATCGATGAGCAGACCCAG GAGCACTGGTACACGTCCTACATCGACCTGCTGCAGCGCTTCTGCCTTTGGAACGTGTCCAACCAGGTAGTCAAGCTCAGTACCAGCCGCTCCATCAGCTGCCTCAACCAGGCCTCCACCACCCTGCATGTCAACTGCAGCCACTGCAAGCGACCCATGAGCAGTCGTGGCTGGGTGTGTGACAGGTGCCACCGATGTGCCAGCATGTGTGCAGTCTGCCACCACGTAGTTAAGGGTTTGTTTGTGTGGTGCCAGGGCTGCAGTCACGGGGGGCACCTGCAGCACATCATGAAGTGGCTGGAGGGCAGCTCCCACTGCCCGGCTGGTTGTGGCCACCTGTGCGAGTACTCCTGA
- the WDR24 gene encoding GATOR complex protein WDR24 isoform X2: MEPSQSESVRDVQFSIRDYFTFASTFENGNVQLWDIRRPDRCERMFTAHNGPVFCCDWHPEDRGWLATGGRDKMVKVWDMTTQRAKEVHCVQTIASVARVKWRPECRHHLATCSMMVDHNIYVWDVRRPFVPAAMFEEHRDVTTGIAWRHPHDSSFLLSGSKDSTLCQHLFRDASQPVERANPEGLCYGLFGDLAFAAKESLVATESGRKPYAGDRRHPIFFKRKLDAAEPFAGLASSALSVFETEPGGGSMSWFVDTAERYALAGRPLAELCDHNSKVARELGRNQVAQTWTMLRIIYCSPGLVSTTNLNHSVGKGSSCGLPLINSFNLKDMAQGLGSETRLDRSKGDTRSDTVLLDSSATLITNEDNEETEGSDVPADYLLGDVEGEEDELYLLDPEHAHTEEPEYVLPQEAFPLRHEIVDTPPGPEHLQDKADSPHVSGSEADVASLAPMDSSFSLISVSHALYDSRLPPDFFSALVCDMLRFYAEQGDVQMAVSVLIVLGERVRKDIDEQTQEHWYTSYIDLLQRFCLWNVSNQVVKLSTSRSISCLNQASTTLHVNCSHCKRPMSSRGWVCDRCHRCASMCAVCHHVVKGLFVWCQGCSHGGHLQHIMKWLEGSSHCPAGCGHLCEYS, translated from the exons ATGGAACCAA GCCAGTCTGAGAGTGTGCGGGACGTCCAGTTCAGCATTCGGGACTACTTCACCTTTGCCTCCACCTTTGAGAATGGCAATGTGCAGCTCTGGGACATTCGGCGCCCTGACCGTTGTGAGAGGATGTTCACAGCCCACAATGGGCCTGTCTTCTGCTGTGACTGGCACCCCGAGGACAG GGGCTGGCTGGCCACAGGTGGGCGTGACAAGATGGTGAAGGTCTGGGACATGACCACGCAACGTGCCAAGGAGGTGCACTGTGTGCAAACCATTGCCTCAGTGGCCAGAGTCAAATGGCGGCCTGAATGCCGCCACCACCTGGCCACGTGCTCTATGATGGTAGACCACAACATCTACGTGTGGGACGTGCGCAGGCCCTTTGTGCCTGCAGCCATGTTTGAGGAGCACCGAGACGTCACAACAGGCATCGCCTGGCGCCATCCACATGactcctccttcctgctctctggCTCCAAGGACAGCACACTGTGCCAGCACCTGTTCCGTGATGCCAGCCAGCCTGTTGAGCGTGCCAACCCTGAGGGCCTCTGTTATGGCCTCTTTGGAGACCTGGCCTTTGCCGCCAAGGAGAGCCTAGTGGCCACTGAGTCTGGGCGCAAACCCTATGCTGGTGATCGGCGCCACCCCATCTTCTTCAAGCGCAAACTGGATGCTGCTGAGCCCTTTGCGGGGCTCGCCTCCAGTGCCCTCAGCGTCTTTGAGACAGAGCCTGGCGGTGGCAGCATGAGCTGGTTTGTGGACACTGCTGAGcgttacgccctggctggcaggcCACTGGCTGAGCTCTGTGACCACAATTCCAAAGTGGCTCGGGAGCTGGGCCGAAACCAG GTGGCGCAGACGTGGACCATGCTACGGATCATCTACTGTAGCCCTGGCCTGGTGTCTACTACCAATCTCAACCACAGTGTGGGCAAGGGCAGCTCCTGTGGCCTGCCACTGATTAACAG tttCAATCTGAAGGATATGGCCCAAGGACTGGGTAGTGAGACCCGGCTTGACCGCAGCAAGGGTGACACACGGAGCGACACGGTGCTGCTCGATTCCTCAGCCACACTCATCACCAATGAGG aTAATGAGGAGACCGAGGGCAGTGATGTGCCTGCCGACTACCTCCTGGGCGATGTAGAGGGCGAGGAGGACGAGTTGTATCTGCTGGATCCAGAACATGCACACA CTGAGGAGCCTGAGTACGTGCTGCCCCAAGAGGCCTTCCCCCTGCGCCATGAGATTGTAGACACGCCACCAGGCCCTGAACACCTACAGGACAAGGCTGACTCGCCCCACGTGAGCGGTAGTGAGGCAGATGTGGCCTCCTTGGCACCTATGGACTCCTCTTTCTCGCTTATCTCTGTCTCACACGCACTCTACGACAGCCGCCTGCCACCTGACTTCTTCAGCGCCCTAGTGTGTGACATGCTACGCTTTTATGCTGAGCAAGGTGACGTGCAGATGGCCGTATCTGTGCTCATCGTGCTGGGTGAACGTGTCCGCAAAGACATCGATGAGCAGACCCAG GAGCACTGGTACACGTCCTACATCGACCTGCTGCAGCGCTTCTGCCTTTGGAACGTGTCCAACCAGGTAGTCAAGCTCAGTACCAGCCGCTCCATCAGCTGCCTCAACCAGGCCTCCACCACCCTGCATGTCAACTGCAGCCACTGCAAGCGACCCATGAGCAGTCGTGGCTGGGTGTGTGACAGGTGCCACCGATGTGCCAGCATGTGTGCAGTCTGCCACCACGTAGTTAAGGGTTTGTTTGTGTGGTGCCAGGGCTGCAGTCACGGGGGGCACCTGCAGCACATCATGAAGTGGCTGGAGGGCAGCTCCCACTGCCCGGCTGGTTGTGGCCACCTGTGCGAGTACTCCTGA
- the JMJD8 gene encoding jmjC domain-containing protein 8 isoform X2, translated as MPRCEGLMAPKVRPLLLLMLWMLQAPAQLDPANENDGGWQQRGSGAPAAVAEEEHCTIERRADLSYAEFIQHYAFSRPVILLGLTDNSRFRALCSRERLLASFGNNVVRLSTANTYSYQKVDVLFQEYVGQLLHPQDPNSLGNDTLYFFGDNNFTEWASLFRHYIPPPFSLLGTTPAYSFGIAGTGSGVPFHWHGPGFSEVIYGRKRWFLYPPEKTPEFHPNKTTLAWLQDTYPTLTPSTRPLECTVQAGSVFP; from the exons ATGCCTCGCTGCGAGGGGCTCATGGCGCCCAAGGTGCGTCCTCTCTTGCTGCTCATGCTCTGGATGCTGCAGGCTCCTGCCCAGCTCGATCCCGCAAACGAGAACGACGGAGGGTG GCAGCAGCGTGGATCCGGGGCGCCGGCAGCCGTGGCGGAAGAAGAGCATTGCACAATAGAGCGACGGGCCGACCTCAGCTATGCCGAGTTCATTCAGCA CTACGCCTTCTCCAGACCTGTCATTCTGCTGGGACTCACGGACAACTCA AGGTTCCGGGCTCTGTGCTCCCGCGAAAGGCTGCTGGCCTCATTTGGGAACAATGTCGTGCGCCTGAGCACTGCCAATACCTACTCCTACCAGAAAG TGGACGTACTCTTCCAGGAGTATGTGGGGCAGCTGCTGCACCCCCAGGATCCCAACTCCCTGGGCAATG ACACCCTGTACTTCTTTGGGGACAACAATTTCACTGAATGGGCATCACTTTTTCGGCACTACATTCCACCCCCATTCAGTCTGCTGGGTACCACTCCTGCTTACAGCTTTGGGATCGCAG GAACTGGCTCTGGTGTGCCCTTCCACTGGCATGGGCCTGGCTTCTCAGAAGTGATCTACGGTCGCAAG CGCTGGTTCCTGTATCCCCCTGAGAAGACACCTGAGTTCCACCCCAACAAGACAACTCTGGCCTGGCTGCAGGATACCTACCCCACCCTGACACCATCTACACGGCCCTTGGAGTGCACCGTCCAGGCTG GTTCTGTATTTCCCTGA
- the JMJD8 gene encoding jmjC domain-containing protein 8 isoform X1: MPRCEGLMAPKVRPLLLLMLWMLQAPAQLDPANENDGGWQQRGSGAPAAVAEEEHCTIERRADLSYAEFIQHYAFSRPVILLGLTDNSRFRALCSRERLLASFGNNVVRLSTANTYSYQKVDVLFQEYVGQLLHPQDPNSLGNDTLYFFGDNNFTEWASLFRHYIPPPFSLLGTTPAYSFGIAGTGSGVPFHWHGPGFSEVIYGRKRWFLYPPEKTPEFHPNKTTLAWLQDTYPTLTPSTRPLECTVQAGEVLYFPDRWWHATFNLDTSVFISTFLS; encoded by the exons ATGCCTCGCTGCGAGGGGCTCATGGCGCCCAAGGTGCGTCCTCTCTTGCTGCTCATGCTCTGGATGCTGCAGGCTCCTGCCCAGCTCGATCCCGCAAACGAGAACGACGGAGGGTG GCAGCAGCGTGGATCCGGGGCGCCGGCAGCCGTGGCGGAAGAAGAGCATTGCACAATAGAGCGACGGGCCGACCTCAGCTATGCCGAGTTCATTCAGCA CTACGCCTTCTCCAGACCTGTCATTCTGCTGGGACTCACGGACAACTCA AGGTTCCGGGCTCTGTGCTCCCGCGAAAGGCTGCTGGCCTCATTTGGGAACAATGTCGTGCGCCTGAGCACTGCCAATACCTACTCCTACCAGAAAG TGGACGTACTCTTCCAGGAGTATGTGGGGCAGCTGCTGCACCCCCAGGATCCCAACTCCCTGGGCAATG ACACCCTGTACTTCTTTGGGGACAACAATTTCACTGAATGGGCATCACTTTTTCGGCACTACATTCCACCCCCATTCAGTCTGCTGGGTACCACTCCTGCTTACAGCTTTGGGATCGCAG GAACTGGCTCTGGTGTGCCCTTCCACTGGCATGGGCCTGGCTTCTCAGAAGTGATCTACGGTCGCAAG CGCTGGTTCCTGTATCCCCCTGAGAAGACACCTGAGTTCCACCCCAACAAGACAACTCTGGCCTGGCTGCAGGATACCTACCCCACCCTGACACCATCTACACGGCCCTTGGAGTGCACCGTCCAGGCTGGTGAG GTTCTGTATTTCCCTGACCGATGGTGGCATGCCACATTCAACCTCGACACCAGTGTTTTCATCTCTACCTTTCTCAGCTAG
- the STUB1 gene encoding E3 ubiquitin-protein ligase CHIP, with translation MKGKEEKEGGARLGAAGGSPEKSPSAQELKEQGNRLFVGRKYPEAAACYGRAITRNPLVAVYYTNRALCYLKMQQHEQALADCRRALELDGQSVKAHFFLGQCQLEMESYDEAIANLQRAYNLAKEQRLNFGDDIPSALRIAKKKRWNSIEERRIHQENELHSYLTRLIVAERERELEECQRNHDGDEDDGHIRAQQACIEAKHDKYLADMDELFSQVDEKRKKRDIPDYLCGKISFELMREPCITPSGITYDRKDIEEHLQRVGHFDPVTRSPLTQEQLIPNLAMKEVIDAFISENGWVEDY, from the exons ATGAAGggcaaagaggagaaggagggcgGCGCGCGGCTGGGCGCCGCTGGTGGAAGCCCGGAGAAGAGCCCGAGTGCGCAGGAGCTCAAGGAGCAGGGCAACCGGCTCTTCGTGGGCCGCAAGTATCCGGAGGCGGCGGCCTGCTACGGCCGCGCCATC ACCCGGAATCCCCTGGTGGCAGTATATTACACCAACCGGGCCCTGTGCTACCTGAAGATGCAACAGCACGAGCAGGCCCTGGCTGACTGCCGGCGTGCCCTGGAGCTGGATGGGCAGTCTGTGAAGGCACACTTCTTCCTGGGGCAATGCCAGCTGGAGATGGAGAGCTACGATGAGGCAATTGCCAACCTGCAGCGAG CCTACAATCTAGCTAAGGAGCAGCGGCTCAACTTTGGGGATGACATCCCCAGTGCTCTGCGCATTGCCAAGAAGAAGCGCTGGAATAGCATTGAGGAACGGCGCATCCACCAGGAGAACGAGCTGCACTCCTACCTCACGCGACTCATCGTGGCCGAGCGTGAGAG GGAACTGGAAGAGTGTCAGCGGAACCACGACGGTGATGAGGATGATGGCCACATCCGGGCCCAGCAGGCCTGCATCGAGGCCAAGCAC GACAAGTACTTAGCAGACATGGACGAGCTCTTCTCCCAGGTAGATGAGAAGAGAAAG AAGCGAGATATCCCTGACTATCTGTGTGGCAAAATCAGCTTTGAGTTGATGCGGGAGCCATGCATCACACCTAGCGGCATCACCTATGACCGAAAGGACATTGAGGAGCACCTGCAG CGTGTGGGCCACTTTGACCCTGTGACCCGGAGCCCTCTGACCCAGGAACAGCTCATCCCCAACCTGGCCATGAAAGAGGTCATCGATGCGTTCATCTCTGAGAATGGCTGGGTGGAGGACTACTGA